One segment of Odontesthes bonariensis isolate fOdoBon6 chromosome 1, fOdoBon6.hap1, whole genome shotgun sequence DNA contains the following:
- the LOC142372590 gene encoding uncharacterized protein LOC142372590 codes for MFQRASVFARHISEECFHNLGQYRTGFALHLKLKPGSVPSLAGPSATHTDQVHSSLASTSSAHVQTSRTRDAACQTDPIVNRTAATPKNVVFPYIGMLCRLYLAAIHFNENANRPQAQTADGVPLFKISFPKSKKGECTVKRQKTKPTFVCMNVLCERVCGCPDGPNFSHVRQSKPGAVSFIIGVLGTDTQDHTGRNDHSDPAAQKAPAPRHELPVGQIPEAPGRTDRKNDT; via the exons atgttccaaagagcgtcagtgtttgcgcgacacatttcagaggaatgctttcacaacttgggacagtacaggacaggttttgccctacacctgaagttgaagcctggatcagtgccaagccttgccggtccatcagctacccacaccgatcaa gttcactcttcactggccagcacatcaagtgctcacgtccagacatcccggaccagggatgctgcctgccagactgaccccattgtcaataggactgcagccacaccgaagaatgttgtctttccctatattggaatgctttgcag actgtacttggcggcgatccactttaatgaaaatgcaaaccgaccacaggcccagacagcagacggtgtacctctcttcaaaatctcctttcccaaatccaagaagggagagtgcacagtcaaacgtcaaaagactaagccaacctttg tgtgtatgaatgttctgtgtgaaagggtatgtggatgtcctgatggacctaatttttcacacgtgaggcagtctaaacccggtgcagtgtccttcatcatcggggtactcggcacggatacgcaggaccacacaggcaggaatgaccactCTGATCCAGCGGcccaaaaagccccagcaccacgccacgaactgcctgtaggccaaatacctgaagcgcctggaagaacagatagaaaaaatgacacttga
- the spi1b gene encoding transcription factor PU.1b produces the protein MLHSYRMESYLIPPHTEEMYESDIYRPQIAEYYNPYVLDADIQADHWEYHPHAHVHPVEFENLQETNFTELQSVQALHAPGLIRHDTIRYDPENLLDPNLGAHSHVLQQQVAFFPRTLFPSHGSQRSSDDEEHEGRSPPLEVSDEECLRDRVPYVMPAELGNKKKIRLYQFLLDLLRNGDMKDSIWWVDREKGTFQFSSKHKEALAHRWGIQKGNRKKMTYQKMARALRNYGKTGEVKKIKKKLTYQFSDEVLGKSHLERKPYM, from the exons ATGTTGCATTCATACAGAATGGAGAGCTATCTCATCCCTCCA CACACAGAAGAAATGTACGAGTCTGACATCTACAGACCTCAAATCGCAGAATACTACAACCCATACGTACTAGATGCAGATATCCAGGCAG ATCACTGGGAGTACCACCCTCATGCTCATGTGCACCCTGTAGAGTTTGAAAATCTCCAAGAGACCAACTTCACAGAGCTACAGAGTGTTCAGGCTCTCCACGCGCCCGGACTCATACGACACGACACCATACGATATGATCCAGAAAACCTGCTCGATCCAAATCTAGGAGCACATTCAcatgtgttgcagcagcaa GTAGCGTTCTTCCCTCGGACTTTGTTCCCATCACACGGCTCCCAGCGCAGCTCGGATGATGAGGAGCACGAAGGACGAAGTCCCCCTCTGGAAGTGTCTGATGAGGAATGCTTGAGAGATCGAGTCCCGTATGTCATGCCAGCAGAACTGG GCAATAAAAAGAAGATACGTCTGTACCAGTTCCTGTTGGACCTTTTAAGGAACGGTGACATGAAGGACAGTATCTGGTGGGTGGACAGAGAGAAGGGGACGTTCCAATTTTCTTCCAAACACAAGGAGGCTCTCGCACACCGCTGGGGAATCCAGAAAGGAAACCGCAAAAAAATGACCTATCAGAAGATGGCTCGTGCCTTGCGTAACTATGGCAAAACTGGAGAGGTGAAAAAGATCAAGAAGAAGCTGACATATCAGTTCAGTGACGAGGTTCTGGGGAAAAGTCATCTGGAAAGAAAACCATACATGTAG